The Candidatus Rubrimentiphilum sp. genome includes a window with the following:
- a CDS encoding sigma-70 family RNA polymerase sigma factor, whose protein sequence is MNLDENLFRRESGRLVAALTRVFGLDNLALAEDVAQDAFCRALEVWKLRGVPENPSAWLITTAKNRAIDLLRRERMARNLVPELGRRLESEWTLVPTLNEYFGESAIKDDQLRMMFSCCDPKLSEQAQVALILNLLCGFTAGEIAGAFFNTRAAVEKRISRGKQVLATSRKLFDLADRDFSARLDAVRRALYLLFNEGYHGASAESAVRVDLCRGAMRLAVVLLEHPLAATPATYALCALMWLHAARLPARIDGAGNLRSLFDQDRSRWDSSLIAKGQEYLDLSARGSELTEYHVEAAIASLHSNAARAEDTNWQKIVSMYDTLMQIRPSPVVALNRAIAVAQIEGPERGLEEIRAIAHSDRLASYPFYSAALGELELRRGENDSARKHFQAALELARNPTERQYLELRVRAANPN, encoded by the coding sequence GTGAACCTCGACGAGAACCTGTTCCGGCGCGAATCCGGGCGTTTGGTAGCCGCCCTTACGCGCGTCTTCGGACTCGACAACCTCGCACTGGCGGAAGACGTCGCGCAAGACGCCTTCTGCCGTGCGTTGGAAGTCTGGAAACTGCGCGGCGTACCCGAGAATCCGTCCGCGTGGCTCATCACAACTGCCAAGAACCGCGCCATCGATCTCTTGCGGCGCGAGCGCATGGCCCGCAATCTCGTCCCCGAACTCGGCCGCCGCCTCGAGAGTGAGTGGACGCTGGTCCCAACGCTCAACGAATACTTCGGCGAAAGCGCGATTAAGGACGATCAGCTTCGCATGATGTTTTCGTGCTGCGATCCAAAGCTGTCCGAACAGGCGCAAGTTGCACTGATCCTCAATCTGCTGTGCGGTTTTACGGCCGGCGAAATCGCCGGCGCATTTTTCAATACTCGCGCCGCCGTCGAAAAACGCATCTCACGCGGAAAACAGGTCTTGGCGACGTCCAGGAAATTATTCGATTTGGCCGACCGCGACTTTTCGGCACGCCTGGACGCTGTGCGCCGCGCGCTCTACTTGCTCTTTAACGAAGGCTATCACGGCGCATCGGCGGAGTCCGCCGTGCGGGTCGACCTGTGCCGCGGCGCGATGCGCCTTGCCGTGGTTCTGCTCGAGCATCCACTTGCGGCGACACCGGCTACCTACGCGCTCTGCGCGCTGATGTGGCTGCACGCAGCTCGACTGCCTGCGCGGATCGATGGTGCGGGCAACTTGCGCTCATTGTTCGATCAAGATCGCTCGCGCTGGGACAGCAGCCTGATTGCGAAAGGGCAAGAGTACCTCGATCTTTCGGCACGCGGCTCAGAGCTGACCGAGTATCATGTCGAAGCGGCGATCGCGTCGCTTCACTCGAACGCGGCACGCGCCGAAGATACGAACTGGCAGAAAATCGTATCGATGTACGATACCTTGATGCAGATCCGCCCTTCCCCTGTGGTCGCGTTGAATCGCGCCATCGCCGTAGCGCAAATCGAAGGCCCCGAGCGCGGGCTTGAGGAGATTCGTGCGATCGCCCATAGCGACCGCCTGGCGAGCTATCCATTTTATTCGGCTGCGCTCGGCGAGCTTGAGCTGCGCAGAGGTGAGAATGACAGCGCACGCAAGCACTTCCAAGCCGCGCTCGAGCTCGCGCGCAATCCCACGGAACGGCAATACCTCGAGCTGCGCGTCCGCGCCGCGAACCCGAACTAA
- a CDS encoding phytanoyl-CoA dioxygenase family protein, giving the protein MRRFSEDGYAVFPGFKSRDELAALRRRAEEIAASCSSGQVSIFSTRDQAEKSDEYFLTSGDKIRCFFEEDGRTVNKIGHAMHDLDPVFDRFSHDARLTEIASEAGLAEPVLYQSMYIFKQPRVGGVVDWHQDAAFLRTDPTSVTAFWFALDDADRSNGCLWVQPGGHRSPQRNQFVVRDGKAQLETLDDTPWPTTDDAVPVEVESGTLVVFNGLLPHYSAPNRSQKPRHAYTLHAVDARATYAPDNWLQRQELPLRGFI; this is encoded by the coding sequence ATGCGCCGCTTTTCCGAAGACGGTTATGCCGTCTTTCCGGGTTTTAAATCGCGCGACGAACTCGCCGCGCTCCGGCGCCGCGCCGAGGAGATCGCCGCAAGTTGCAGCTCCGGCCAGGTCTCGATCTTCAGCACCCGCGACCAGGCTGAAAAGTCCGACGAGTATTTCCTGACCTCCGGCGACAAAATTCGCTGCTTCTTCGAAGAGGACGGCCGGACGGTCAACAAGATCGGACATGCGATGCACGATCTGGATCCCGTGTTCGATCGATTCTCGCACGATGCGCGTTTGACGGAGATCGCAAGCGAGGCCGGCCTTGCGGAACCTGTGCTCTATCAGTCGATGTACATCTTCAAACAACCGCGCGTGGGCGGAGTCGTCGACTGGCACCAAGACGCTGCTTTCCTGCGCACCGATCCCACAAGCGTCACCGCATTCTGGTTCGCGCTCGACGACGCCGACCGCAGCAACGGCTGCCTATGGGTTCAGCCCGGCGGCCACCGCTCGCCGCAGCGTAACCAATTCGTCGTGCGCGACGGTAAGGCGCAGCTCGAAACGTTGGATGACACGCCGTGGCCCACAACCGACGATGCGGTTCCCGTAGAAGTCGAATCCGGAACGCTGGTCGTCTTCAACGGTCTGCTGCCGCACTACAGCGCGCCCAACCGCTCCCAAAAACCGCGGCACGCCTATACTTTGCACGCGGTCGACGCGCGCGCGACGTACGCGCCCGACAACTGGCTGCAGCGGCAGGAATTGCCGCTCCGCGGTTTTATTTAA
- a CDS encoding YciI family protein, whose product MSEFVYLYRGGQRAESPAEGEKVMQKWVAWMENLAKNGHLKDRGQPLEAEGKVVRGKEKLVTDGPYPESKDLVGGYTLVEAKDLAEAAELSKGCPIFDSDGLVEVRPVMQM is encoded by the coding sequence ATGAGTGAATTTGTCTATCTGTACCGCGGCGGTCAGCGCGCCGAGTCGCCGGCCGAAGGCGAAAAGGTGATGCAAAAATGGGTTGCCTGGATGGAAAACCTGGCCAAGAACGGTCACCTGAAGGACCGGGGCCAGCCGCTCGAGGCCGAGGGCAAGGTCGTCCGCGGCAAAGAGAAGCTCGTCACCGACGGGCCGTACCCGGAGTCAAAGGATCTGGTAGGCGGCTACACGCTCGTCGAAGCCAAAGATCTGGCGGAAGCCGCGGAGCTCTCGAAGGGCTGTCCGATCTTCGACTCCGATGGGTTGGTTGAAGTCCGCCCGGTCATGCAAATGTAG
- a CDS encoding nuclear transport factor 2 family protein — protein MAAETAKDADAQSSLFTEDSLVHDENNDYRGRDAIRAWKKAAQAKYRYETEALDASSSGNTTTVRVRLSGNFPGSPVEVDYIFTLSGDKIASLVID, from the coding sequence CTGGCTGCGGAAACCGCCAAGGATGCGGACGCGCAGAGTTCGTTGTTCACCGAAGACTCGTTGGTGCACGACGAAAACAACGATTACCGCGGACGCGATGCAATTCGCGCCTGGAAAAAGGCGGCTCAAGCGAAGTATCGGTACGAAACCGAGGCGCTCGATGCCTCGAGCAGCGGCAACACAACGACCGTGCGCGTCCGGTTAAGCGGGAACTTTCCCGGCAGCCCGGTCGAGGTCGACTACATCTTTACGCTTTCGGGCGATAAGATTGCGTCGTTAGTTATCGACTAG